Proteins encoded by one window of Cupriavidus sp. EM10:
- a CDS encoding group II truncated hemoglobin, with amino-acid sequence MITEPAEPEDNREEITAYELIGGEGRVRELVDRFYDLMDLETEFAGLRALHPSTLDGSRDKLFWFLCGWLGGPNYFIERFGHPRLRARHLPFEIGTSERDQWMRCMALAMQDVGLPESLQMRLMQALFQTADWMRNVQR; translated from the coding sequence ATGATTACCGAACCTGCAGAACCCGAAGACAACCGCGAAGAAATCACCGCCTACGAACTGATTGGCGGGGAAGGGCGCGTGCGCGAGCTGGTCGACCGCTTCTACGACCTGATGGACCTGGAAACCGAGTTCGCCGGGCTGCGCGCGCTGCATCCGTCGACGCTGGACGGCTCGCGCGACAAGCTGTTCTGGTTCCTGTGCGGCTGGCTGGGCGGCCCGAACTACTTCATCGAACGCTTTGGCCATCCGCGCCTGCGGGCGCGCCACCTGCCGTTCGAAATCGGCACCAGCGAGCGCGACCAGTGGATGCGCTGCATGGCGCTGGCCATGCAGGACGTGGGGCTGCCGGAGTCGCTGCAGATGCGGCTGATGCAGGCGCTGTTCCAGACGGCGGACTGGATGCGCAATGTCCAGCGCTAG